DNA from Planctomycetota bacterium:
GGGATTGGGCATTACGAGAAGGCCCTGAAAATCAGGCCCGACGTTGCGGAGACCCACTACAACCTTGGCAACGCTTTGGCGGACCAGGGACGCTTCGACGAGGCGATTGGGCATTACCAGAAGGCACTGGAAATCAGGCCCGACTTTGTGGAGGCCCACTTCAACCTTGGCAACGTTTTGGCGGACCAGGGACGCTTCGACGAGGCGATTGGGCATTACCAGAAGGCACTGAAAATCAGGCCCGACTTTGCGGAGGCCTACTTCAACCTTGGCAACGCTTCGGCGGACCAGGGACGCTTCGACGAGGCGATTGGGCATTACCAGAAGGCCCTGGACCTGGCCAAACGACAGAACAAGCAGGACTTGGCAAAAGCCTCAAGGGCCAAGATTTCGCTGTACGAAGCCGGAACTCGGTTTCATGAGAGACGTTCATCCCCCGACCAAACCCCGCCACCACCGTGACGCATCTTGATTGGTCGCCCAGGTGCCCGCGCGGGCGAGTAAACTCTGCCGCGTCATCTCATGGCAGGCATTCCGCGAAGGCGGGCCCGCAATCTCCCTGTTACTTCGCTGGAACCCTTCGGGCCGCAATTTTACCCGCCGTAGCCCTGCGTCCCGTCCGCCATAGTCCCGGCGCGCCGGGACGACGGCGGAAGCCTTGGCGAAGCAGGGGCGAAGTCTTGACGCCTGCCG
Protein-coding regions in this window:
- a CDS encoding tetratricopeptide repeat protein, with translation MVGGGTGGGQSLQDWQHFDEPGTLRRGIGHYEKALKIRPDVAETHYNLGNALADQGRFDEAIGHYQKALEIRPDFVEAHFNLGNVLADQGRFDEAIGHYQKALKIRPDFAEAYFNLGNASADQGRFDEAIGHYQKALDLAKRQNKQDLAKASRAKISLYEAGTRFHERRSSPDQTPPPP